The Starkeya sp. ORNL1 DNA window ACATGACCCGTCCTTACTCCGCCGCTTCGAGGCGGGCGCGCACCGGGGCGAAGGAGGTGCGGTGATGACGGCAGACGCCGAGCCGCGCCAGCGCCTCGGCATGCTCCGGCGTGCCATAGCCCATGTGCCGCTCGAAGCCATAGCCGGGATGGGCGAGGCCGAGCGAGGCCATCAGCCGGTCGCGCGTCACCTTGGCGACGATGGAGGCGGCGGCGATGGAGGCGATGAGGCCGTCGCCGCCGATGATGGCGCGCGCCGCGCAGGTGACGTCCGGCAGATCGCGCCCGTCCACCAGCAGCAAGCGCGGGCGCCGCGGCAGCGAAGCGGTGGCGCGGGCGATCGCCCACAGGGTCGCCTTGCGGATGTCATGGACGTCGATACGCGAGGGCGGCGCGAAGGCGACCGCGACCTCGGCGGTTGCGCAGATGATGTCGAACAGCGCTTCCCGCTCCGGCGCGGTGAGCTTCTTGGAATCGTCCAGCCCGCCGGGGACGCGCTCGGGATCGAGGATCACGGCAGCCGCGACCACGGGGCCTGCCCAAGGGCCGCGACCGACCTCGTCGGCGCCGGCAATGGGAGCATCGCCGGCCGCCAGCGCCTCGCGTTCATAATTGAAATCAAGCCCTTGCCGCACTGCCCGTACTCGTCCTGCCCGCTTCCCCTCAGTCATATCCGACTCAACGGCCTCCCCCGGTTTCCCTCACGCCAAAGTGCGTTCGATGGCGGGCGGATGCAACAGCAATGGGTTAGGTCATCTTGATGACGCCCGATGGACACGGAAGAAGTTCAGCCGCATTCGGCGACAGGAGCCACGCGATGAACTGGACCGAACGGTTCGCGGAATTCGTCACCTTGTGGGTGGTGATCGACCCGCTCGGCACGCTCCCGGTCTTCCTGGCCGTCACCTCGGGGGTGGAAGAACACACCCGCCGGCGCGCCGCGATCCTGGCGGTGCTGATCTCGTTCGCGGTGCTGGTGTTCTTCGTGTTCGCCGGCCACTGGCTGCTCAGGAGCATGGACGTCTCCATCTATTCCTTCCAGATTGCCGGCGGCATCGTGCTGTTCCTGTTCGCGCTCACCATGATCCACGGCAATGTCCATCCGGAGATCCACCCCTTGAGCGAGCGGCCGATCGACCTCGCGATCTATCCGCTCGCCATCCCCTCCATCGCCAGCCCCGGCGCCATGCTGGCGGCGGTGGTGCTGACCGACGATGCCGGCTCCGACCTGTTCGGCAGGATGGCGACAGTCGCGACCTTCGCGCTGGTGCTGCTGCTCACGCTGCTGATCCTGCTGGCGGCCGGGCCGATCTCGCGGGTCATCGGACGCGGCGGCTCGTCCGTCATCAGCCGGGTGATGGGGATGATCCTCGCCGCGCTTGCCGTCGATCTGGTGCTGACGGCAGTCAGCCAATGGCTGTCGCTGCCGCCGATCTGAGGCGGCCGCG harbors:
- a CDS encoding ribonuclease HII gives rise to the protein MTEGKRAGRVRAVRQGLDFNYEREALAAGDAPIAGADEVGRGPWAGPVVAAAVILDPERVPGGLDDSKKLTAPEREALFDIICATAEVAVAFAPPSRIDVHDIRKATLWAIARATASLPRRPRLLLVDGRDLPDVTCAARAIIGGDGLIASIAAASIVAKVTRDRLMASLGLAHPGYGFERHMGYGTPEHAEALARLGVCRHHRTSFAPVRARLEAAE
- a CDS encoding MarC family protein, producing MNWTERFAEFVTLWVVIDPLGTLPVFLAVTSGVEEHTRRRAAILAVLISFAVLVFFVFAGHWLLRSMDVSIYSFQIAGGIVLFLFALTMIHGNVHPEIHPLSERPIDLAIYPLAIPSIASPGAMLAAVVLTDDAGSDLFGRMATVATFALVLLLTLLILLAAGPISRVIGRGGSSVISRVMGMILAALAVDLVLTAVSQWLSLPPI